One genomic window of Pseudomonas aeruginosa includes the following:
- a CDS encoding cytochrome c produces MKRTLSGLALALAALSPFLASAAGADAALVKRGEYLARAADCMACHTAEGGAPFAGGLPIQSPFGTIYGTNITPDKEHGIGAYSADEFFAALTEGKRKDGAYLYPAMPYTSYHLIEREDADAIYAYLMAQEPIARPAPQTSLSFPFNVRMGLAGWSLLYGKSVRLQPEEGRSEAWKRGQYMVEVLGHCGECHTPRNLAGALEQDKRLSGGLLNGYLAPSLLPGDLAARGWTQPDLASFLKHGMSAQGSMFNEMFPVVHHSTQHLDDSDLAAMATYLLGDQPPPAKVVQALPEAQLNDSGKRGRQQYLNVCAGCHGGEGEGKPHIAVAMNGNTTLRLQDPRNLLRVIEDGIVEQQFTGFERMQPMPGFAGKLDDEQLTDLLNYLRQTWGGLPGDLGPQQVAQLKMESASAHTVKVK; encoded by the coding sequence ATGAAGCGGACCCTTTCCGGCCTCGCCCTGGCGCTGGCCGCGCTGTCGCCGTTCCTGGCCTCCGCCGCCGGCGCCGACGCGGCGCTGGTCAAGCGCGGCGAATACCTCGCCCGCGCCGCCGACTGCATGGCCTGCCATACCGCCGAGGGCGGCGCGCCGTTCGCCGGCGGGCTGCCGATCCAGTCGCCGTTCGGCACCATCTACGGCACCAACATCACCCCGGACAAGGAACACGGCATCGGCGCCTACAGCGCCGACGAGTTCTTCGCCGCTCTTACCGAGGGCAAGCGCAAGGACGGCGCCTACCTCTATCCGGCGATGCCCTACACCTCCTATCACCTGATCGAGCGCGAGGATGCCGACGCCATCTACGCCTACCTGATGGCCCAGGAGCCGATCGCCCGGCCGGCGCCGCAGACCAGCCTGAGCTTCCCGTTCAACGTGCGCATGGGCCTGGCCGGCTGGAGCCTGCTCTACGGCAAGAGCGTGCGCTTGCAGCCGGAGGAAGGGCGCAGCGAGGCCTGGAAGCGCGGGCAGTACATGGTCGAGGTGCTCGGCCACTGCGGCGAGTGCCATACCCCGCGCAACCTGGCCGGCGCCCTGGAGCAGGACAAGCGCCTGAGCGGCGGCCTGCTCAACGGCTACCTGGCGCCCAGCCTGCTGCCCGGCGACCTTGCCGCGCGCGGTTGGACCCAGCCGGACCTGGCGAGCTTCCTCAAGCACGGCATGAGCGCCCAGGGCAGCATGTTCAACGAGATGTTCCCGGTGGTGCACCACAGCACCCAGCACCTCGACGACAGCGACCTGGCAGCCATGGCCACCTACCTGCTCGGCGACCAGCCGCCGCCGGCCAAGGTGGTCCAGGCGCTGCCCGAGGCGCAGCTGAACGACAGCGGCAAGCGCGGTCGCCAGCAGTACCTCAACGTCTGCGCCGGCTGCCACGGCGGCGAAGGCGAGGGCAAGCCGCATATCGCGGTGGCGATGAACGGCAACACTACCCTGCGCCTGCAAGACCCGCGTAATCTGTTGCGAGTGATCGAAGACGGCATCGTCGAACAGCAGTTCACCGGCTTCGAACGCATGCAACCGATGCCCGGTTTCGCCGGGAAACTCGACGACGAGCAACTCACGGACCTGCTCAACTACCTGCGTCAGACCTGGGGCGGATTGCCCGGTGACCTCGGTCCCCAACAGGTCGCGCAATTGAAGATGGAGAGCGCTTCGGCGCATACCGTCAAGGTGAAGTGA
- a CDS encoding (2Fe-2S)-binding protein: protein MANRKLQMTLNGQAVGPVEVAEDLPMIDYLHEYQNLTGSRLGCGQGICHACVVIVDNPDGTSEEVRTCITGAHYFDGKKVRTIEGHAQRDENGDIRELNPIQQKFVDQFAFQCSYCAPGFVNAATVLVEKAQRQPIKRSELEQAIEDSLGHHICRCTGYVRYYSATRDVLDELGLVKEA, encoded by the coding sequence ATGGCTAACCGCAAGCTCCAGATGACCCTCAACGGTCAAGCCGTCGGTCCGGTGGAGGTCGCCGAAGACCTGCCGATGATCGACTACCTGCACGAATACCAGAACCTCACCGGCTCGCGCCTGGGCTGTGGCCAGGGCATCTGCCATGCCTGCGTGGTGATCGTCGACAATCCGGACGGCACCAGCGAGGAAGTGCGCACCTGCATCACCGGCGCGCACTACTTCGACGGCAAGAAGGTTCGCACCATCGAGGGCCATGCCCAGCGCGACGAGAATGGCGACATCCGCGAGCTGAACCCGATCCAGCAGAAGTTCGTCGACCAGTTCGCCTTCCAGTGCAGCTATTGCGCGCCGGGCTTCGTCAACGCCGCCACCGTGCTGGTGGAAAAAGCCCAGCGCCAGCCGATCAAGCGCAGCGAGCTGGAGCAGGCGATCGAGGACAGCCTCGGCCATCACATCTGCCGTTGCACCGGCTACGTGCGCTACTACAGCGCCACCCGCGACGTGCTCGACGAACTCGGCCTGGTCAAGGAGGCTTGA
- a CDS encoding xanthine dehydrogenase family protein molybdopterin-binding subunit, whose amino-acid sequence MSNRDISRRAFLQGGLIAGVGVTLAPLGSQAFAALFENQVTVSAQRWMAGNGQVRFRNDALSKVCGNKVFARDIRARDMPGWPQQQGHAMLLKTVRADRIYEGHDLSWLGAELQPDRIVTAADLEKDGIVFPEAHSPDPLLPPGKVPMFIGHPVAILIWNDFERFRRAKLKLKFNDKAIRYGAQAPLYQGDPYGSYRFVRVGGKTPYEDDEFSSLKDSMLFPTILNRKPVWTSEPKLHGDLTEQGLFHAKRMAEQLENPPQDWLVFDERYKTPSIEPAALEPDNGNGWYDAASKTLHFVVATQCPFEVAYESVHMIKPSRFALEKFNIHPGYTVGYGSKDNNIFVFYAALAALYGEGVPVRLANDRYEQFQSGIKRHPFDIRYQLAVDRNDLGFRIFRADMSADGGGRANYSASVAAVGATAAQSIYYMPQNDLAVTAYHSRGVEAGSMRGYGTLQTMAATEMMVDEIAGRLGVDAIDLRRRNALRSGMKNTQGAVPAGALRLHEILDKAAAHEVWKDRDARKKRFDAEDPDNWYGVGFAICQKDFGTGAEAPMASIEFSADGRISLRHIGTEIGTGMSTSQAFVVGDFLGRPADEVKTAETEWPELRLTTKGNPYLMSQAEQDAALRDPRWVGKLASPSSATNSAFYFSHATREAARVLFNHGLWPAALELWRSGPFGGQANPYVVRRENAVWVDGQLTGNGLAPIPFAELAKKAHEMGLVTGVSVHGFNRWSWAEADFVIDGVRERLPLDAMAVKYGDGAPGVKKAMMNSAGFHLLDRQNPAYPATQLNNAMVTYYSPVATLVELKVNKGSGEVQVLDHHSWIECGRVLVPELVKGQLEGGIAMGIGHALLEEMPLYEGGPAEGDWNFNRYRLPRAKDVAVWNQTAEILPPLSPTDPAKGIAEVVMIPVVGAIANAVAHATGKRVRDLPITPARIKEALHG is encoded by the coding sequence GTCCAAGGTCTGCGGCAACAAGGTGTTCGCCCGCGATATCCGCGCCAGGGACATGCCCGGCTGGCCGCAGCAGCAAGGCCACGCCATGTTGCTGAAGACCGTTCGCGCCGACCGCATCTACGAAGGCCACGACCTTTCCTGGCTGGGCGCCGAGTTGCAGCCGGACCGTATCGTCACCGCCGCCGACCTGGAGAAGGACGGCATCGTCTTCCCCGAGGCGCATTCGCCCGATCCGCTCCTGCCGCCGGGCAAGGTGCCGATGTTCATCGGCCATCCGGTGGCGATCCTGATCTGGAACGACTTCGAGCGCTTCCGCCGGGCCAAGCTCAAGCTCAAGTTCAACGACAAGGCGATCCGCTATGGCGCCCAGGCCCCGCTGTACCAGGGCGATCCCTACGGCAGCTATCGCTTCGTCCGGGTCGGCGGCAAGACGCCCTACGAGGACGACGAGTTCTCCAGCCTGAAGGACTCGATGCTGTTCCCCACCATCCTCAACCGCAAACCGGTATGGACCAGCGAGCCGAAGCTGCACGGCGACCTCACCGAGCAGGGGCTGTTCCATGCCAAGCGCATGGCCGAGCAACTGGAAAACCCGCCGCAGGACTGGCTGGTCTTCGACGAGCGCTACAAGACCCCATCGATCGAGCCGGCGGCACTGGAGCCGGACAACGGCAACGGCTGGTACGACGCGGCGAGCAAGACCTTGCACTTCGTGGTCGCCACCCAGTGCCCGTTCGAAGTCGCCTACGAAAGCGTGCACATGATCAAGCCGTCGCGCTTCGCCCTGGAGAAGTTCAACATCCATCCGGGCTATACCGTCGGCTACGGCTCCAAGGACAACAACATCTTCGTCTTCTATGCCGCGCTCGCCGCGCTGTATGGCGAGGGTGTGCCGGTGCGCCTGGCCAACGACCGCTACGAGCAGTTCCAGAGCGGCATCAAGCGCCACCCGTTCGACATCCGCTACCAACTGGCGGTAGACAGGAACGACCTCGGCTTCCGCATCTTCCGCGCCGACATGAGCGCCGACGGCGGCGGGCGCGCCAACTACAGCGCCTCGGTGGCGGCGGTGGGCGCCACCGCCGCGCAGTCGATCTACTACATGCCGCAGAACGACCTGGCGGTCACCGCCTATCATTCGCGCGGCGTGGAGGCCGGCTCGATGCGCGGCTACGGTACCCTGCAGACCATGGCCGCGACCGAGATGATGGTCGACGAGATCGCTGGCCGGCTGGGCGTCGACGCCATCGACCTGCGTCGTCGCAACGCCCTGCGCTCGGGCATGAAGAACACCCAGGGCGCGGTCCCGGCCGGTGCCCTGCGCCTGCACGAGATCCTCGACAAGGCCGCTGCCCACGAGGTCTGGAAGGACCGCGACGCACGCAAGAAGCGCTTCGACGCGGAAGACCCGGACAACTGGTATGGGGTCGGCTTCGCCATTTGCCAGAAGGACTTCGGCACCGGCGCCGAGGCGCCGATGGCGAGCATCGAGTTCAGCGCCGACGGGCGCATCAGCCTGCGCCACATCGGCACCGAGATCGGTACCGGGATGTCCACCTCGCAGGCCTTCGTGGTCGGCGACTTCCTCGGCCGTCCGGCGGACGAGGTGAAGACCGCCGAGACCGAATGGCCCGAGCTGCGGCTCACCACCAAGGGCAATCCCTACCTGATGAGCCAGGCCGAGCAGGACGCCGCGCTACGCGATCCGCGCTGGGTCGGCAAGCTGGCCTCGCCGTCGTCGGCGACCAACTCGGCGTTCTATTTCAGCCACGCCACCCGCGAAGCCGCGCGCGTGCTGTTCAACCACGGCCTGTGGCCGGCGGCCCTGGAGCTGTGGCGCAGCGGTCCGTTCGGCGGCCAGGCCAATCCCTATGTGGTGCGCCGCGAAAACGCGGTATGGGTCGACGGCCAGTTGACCGGCAACGGCCTGGCGCCGATTCCCTTCGCCGAGCTGGCGAAGAAGGCCCACGAGATGGGCCTGGTCACCGGCGTCAGCGTCCACGGCTTCAACCGCTGGAGCTGGGCCGAGGCGGACTTCGTCATCGATGGCGTGCGCGAGCGCCTGCCGCTCGACGCCATGGCGGTGAAGTACGGCGACGGCGCGCCGGGAGTGAAGAAGGCGATGATGAACAGCGCCGGCTTCCACCTGCTCGACCGGCAGAATCCGGCTTATCCGGCGACCCAGCTGAACAACGCGATGGTCACCTACTACAGTCCGGTGGCGACCCTGGTCGAGCTGAAGGTGAACAAGGGCAGCGGCGAGGTGCAGGTGCTCGACCACCATTCCTGGATCGAGTGCGGCCGGGTGCTGGTGCCGGAGCTGGTCAAGGGCCAGCTGGAGGGCGGCATCGCCATGGGTATCGGCCATGCGCTGCTGGAGGAAATGCCGCTCTACGAGGGCGGCCCCGCGGAAGGGGACTGGAACTTCAACCGCTACCGGTTGCCGCGGGCGAAGGACGTGGCGGTTTGGAACCAGACGGCGGAGATCCTCCCGCCGCTGTCGCCGACCGATCCGGCCAAAGGCATCGCCGAGGTGGTGATGATCCCGGTGGTCGGCGCCATCGCCAACGCCGTGGCGCACGCCACCGGCAAGCGCGTCCGCGACCTGCCCATCACTCCCGCCCGCATCAAGGAGGCCCTCCATGGCTAA